One window of the Leptolyngbya iicbica LK genome contains the following:
- a CDS encoding YidH family protein, with protein sequence MSDANSTPHVPNAGTELAKERNRAAEERTLMAWIRTALALIGFGFGIDSIVAAIQQALGDTVNPVRLTRILGLAFVALGTFAMLYAAIDHRHQLQRIQRNDLVYVSRRSPALIVAYSLALIGGLAFLSVLFSPLLRLAR encoded by the coding sequence ATGAGTGATGCAAATTCTACCCCCCACGTGCCCAATGCTGGCACAGAACTCGCCAAGGAGCGCAACCGCGCGGCTGAAGAGCGCACCCTGATGGCTTGGATCCGCACGGCTTTGGCGCTGATTGGTTTTGGCTTTGGTATTGACAGTATTGTGGCGGCGATTCAACAGGCGTTGGGCGATACGGTGAATCCGGTGCGATTAACGCGCATCTTGGGTCTGGCCTTTGTCGCTCTGGGCACCTTTGCGATGCTGTATGCCGCGATCGACCATCGTCACCAACTCCAGCGCATTCAGCGGAATGACTTGGTATATGTGTCGCGGCGATCGCCTGCCCTGATTGTCGCCTATAGTCTCGCCCTGATCGGCGGTTTGGCCTTTCTCAGCGTGTTGTTTAGCCCGCTATTGCGCTTAGCTCGCTAG
- a CDS encoding DUF202 domain-containing protein — translation MTDSNQTSNPNDSPPSPPPSNNELALQRTEMAKQRTGLAEQRTEMAEKRTGLSIQRTDLAAERNDLAMVRTALARERTRAAEERTLMAWIRTALSMISFGFGIDRLFKYLDKTEASTGINVLTEERILGLSLMSLGLFTLVAAIINHWRILKNIETEEYEYTPGWSQGLTVAIVLLFLGLAAFIPLVINGVTLGEVFTLDSQILQTLAALAIFLLMLTLGVKTELADLVILWRQPQLLMRALVAALVLFPVGAGVIGYVLLKDTSVGITIGVGLVALAAAPGAPLLTTRATMAGGNVAIATSLQVTLATLAVVTTPITLFIFTTIFTNVEANGEFLLIAKQVIMVQFLPLGLGLLVRRLGGESAANIGELLTTVANTLFIVLTVFLIGLSWVLLPTVPWRGFAVIPPVVLFGLACGHWLGGPELGNRSSIATGVIARNAGLALFLVAANGAPRSIPVIIAYMVVGAITALPYNIWIKKQQQAAIAPTTP, via the coding sequence ATGACTGACTCTAATCAAACGTCTAATCCCAACGACTCCCCCCCATCCCCGCCGCCGAGCAATAACGAATTGGCCCTGCAGCGCACCGAGATGGCGAAACAACGCACCGGCCTAGCCGAGCAGCGTACCGAGATGGCGGAGAAACGTACCGGCCTGTCCATCCAGCGCACCGATCTGGCAGCAGAACGGAACGACCTGGCGATGGTGCGCACCGCGCTGGCCCGCGAACGCACCCGGGCTGCGGAGGAACGCACCCTGATGGCGTGGATTCGTACCGCCCTATCCATGATTAGCTTTGGGTTTGGCATCGATCGCCTATTCAAATATCTGGACAAAACCGAGGCCAGCACGGGTATCAACGTGCTGACCGAGGAACGGATTCTGGGGTTGAGTTTGATGTCGCTGGGGTTGTTTACCCTGGTCGCCGCCATCATCAACCACTGGCGCATTCTCAAAAATATTGAAACCGAGGAGTACGAATACACACCGGGATGGTCCCAGGGCTTAACCGTCGCGATCGTGCTGCTGTTTTTGGGACTGGCCGCATTTATTCCCCTGGTCATTAACGGCGTCACCTTAGGCGAAGTCTTCACCCTCGACAGCCAGATCCTGCAGACCCTGGCCGCTCTGGCGATTTTCCTCCTCATGCTGACCTTAGGGGTTAAAACCGAGTTGGCAGACTTGGTCATCCTCTGGCGGCAGCCACAGCTACTGATGCGGGCTTTGGTCGCCGCGTTAGTCTTATTTCCCGTCGGCGCGGGCGTGATCGGCTACGTCTTGTTGAAAGACACGTCAGTGGGAATCACGATTGGAGTCGGGCTAGTCGCCCTGGCTGCCGCGCCCGGCGCCCCGTTGTTAACCACGCGGGCCACGATGGCCGGGGGCAATGTGGCGATCGCCACCAGCCTGCAAGTCACCCTCGCGACCCTCGCAGTGGTGACCACGCCGATCACGCTGTTCATCTTCACGACAATTTTTACCAACGTAGAGGCTAATGGTGAGTTTCTCCTGATTGCTAAACAAGTCATCATGGTGCAGTTTTTGCCCTTGGGGTTGGGGCTCCTGGTGCGGCGGTTAGGCGGTGAGTCAGCGGCCAACATCGGTGAACTGTTGACCACCGTGGCGAATACGTTATTCATCGTGTTGACCGTGTTCTTAATCGGGCTCAGTTGGGTCTTGTTGCCCACCGTGCCCTGGCGGGGCTTTGCGGTCATTCCGCCAGTGGTGTTATTCGGCCTGGCCTGCGGCCATTGGCTCGGCGGCCCTGAGCTAGGCAATCGGTCTTCCATCGCGACTGGGGTGATTGCTCGGAATGCTGGCCTGGCGCTGTTTTTGGTGGCAGCCAATGGTGCGCCCAGGTCGATTCCGGTCATCATTGCTTACATGGTGGTGGGCGCGATTACCGCTCTGCCCTACAACATTTGGATTAAAAAGCAACAGCAGGCCGCGATCGCCCCCACCACTCCCTAG
- a CDS encoding formylglycine-generating enzyme family protein, which translates to MKRLLCQLITVLSIVLASWGMGGNAIAAPANSLCPSDMVYIPGGTFTMGSDNPDFVEEKIAEDVTVSSFCIEPHEVTNAQFAEFVEATGYVTVAERPLSQEQFPELTEAERAPGSLVFQPPEEGIQQVAYLSWWHWQPGADWRHPFGPDSDLQGKADHPVVQIAYEDAVAYAQWRDRQLPTEAQWEYAARGGNDEWTYTWGEQYSAEQANTWQGMFPFFNTKEDGHLGTAPAMSFPPNGYGLYDMTGNVWELTASWFTVQHDDLAHQTDPTGPTQAVSYDPKKPMDGAMHVIKGGSYLCAKNYCSRYRPAARESQALDTGTTHVGFRLVRSLDS; encoded by the coding sequence ATGAAACGTTTGCTTTGCCAGCTCATTACCGTTCTTTCAATTGTCCTTGCCAGTTGGGGCATGGGGGGGAATGCGATCGCCGCTCCGGCTAACTCCCTCTGCCCCAGCGACATGGTGTATATCCCCGGCGGCACCTTCACCATGGGGTCCGACAATCCCGATTTTGTGGAAGAGAAAATCGCTGAGGATGTCACCGTCAGCAGCTTTTGCATCGAGCCCCACGAAGTTACCAACGCCCAGTTTGCGGAGTTTGTCGAAGCCACGGGCTATGTGACAGTGGCCGAACGCCCCCTCTCCCAAGAACAGTTTCCGGAGCTGACAGAGGCGGAACGGGCACCGGGTTCCCTGGTGTTCCAGCCGCCGGAAGAGGGCATTCAGCAGGTAGCTTACCTGAGTTGGTGGCACTGGCAACCAGGGGCCGACTGGCGGCATCCCTTTGGCCCCGACAGCGATCTGCAAGGGAAGGCGGATCATCCCGTCGTCCAGATTGCCTATGAGGATGCGGTCGCGTATGCCCAGTGGCGCGATCGCCAGCTCCCCACCGAAGCCCAGTGGGAATATGCGGCTCGCGGCGGCAACGACGAATGGACCTACACCTGGGGCGAACAATACTCCGCCGAGCAGGCCAATACCTGGCAGGGCATGTTCCCCTTCTTTAACACCAAAGAGGATGGTCATTTGGGCACCGCTCCCGCGATGTCCTTTCCGCCCAATGGCTATGGCCTGTACGACATGACCGGCAACGTCTGGGAACTCACCGCGAGCTGGTTCACGGTGCAGCACGACGACCTCGCCCACCAAACCGACCCCACAGGCCCCACCCAAGCCGTCAGCTATGACCCCAAAAAGCCCATGGATGGCGCGATGCACGTGATCAAAGGCGGTTCTTATCTCTGCGCCAAAAACTACTGCAGCCGCTACCGTCCCGCCGCCCGTGAATCGCAAGCGCTGGATACCGGCACCACCCATGTTGGGTTCCGCCTGGTGCGATCGCTCGATAGCTAA
- a CDS encoding branched-chain amino acid transaminase: MPQFLPIAYFQQKFCPFEEATISIATHGLHYGTGAFGGLRGLPDPANPQQALLFRLERHCRRLSQSAQFLQYDLDASHIKSVIIEFVKKNHPTEPFYIRPLVYTSDLGIAPRVHDVEHDFAVYGLPLGDYLSPEGITCRISSWQRPSDLNLPLRGKITGCYINSSLAKTEAKKSGFDEAIMLNSQGKVSEASGMNIFLVREGQLITPGVDQDILEGITRNSVIQVAQDLGMPVLERSVDRTELLIADEVFLCGTAARITPVKRIENYTLPTDRPITTKLQDLLKAIVENREPKYRDWVDVIPLGN, encoded by the coding sequence ATGCCACAGTTCCTGCCGATTGCCTACTTTCAGCAAAAGTTTTGCCCCTTCGAAGAAGCGACGATCTCCATTGCCACCCACGGCCTGCACTACGGCACCGGAGCCTTTGGGGGGCTGCGTGGCCTGCCCGACCCTGCCAACCCTCAACAAGCGCTGCTCTTTCGGTTAGAACGGCACTGTCGCCGCCTCAGCCAAAGCGCTCAATTTTTGCAGTACGACTTGGATGCGAGTCACATCAAGTCTGTCATCATCGAGTTCGTCAAGAAAAATCACCCCACGGAACCGTTCTACATTCGCCCACTGGTCTACACGTCAGACTTGGGTATTGCCCCTCGGGTGCATGATGTGGAACATGATTTTGCAGTGTATGGTCTGCCCCTGGGCGACTACCTCTCGCCGGAGGGCATCACCTGTCGCATTAGCTCCTGGCAGCGCCCGTCGGATCTCAATCTGCCCCTGCGCGGCAAAATCACGGGCTGCTACATCAACTCGTCGCTAGCGAAAACCGAGGCGAAAAAGTCCGGCTTTGATGAGGCTATTATGCTGAATTCCCAGGGCAAGGTCAGCGAAGCGTCGGGCATGAATATCTTTTTGGTGCGGGAGGGACAGCTCATCACCCCCGGCGTGGATCAAGACATTTTGGAAGGCATCACCCGCAACAGCGTGATTCAAGTGGCCCAAGATCTGGGGATGCCGGTGCTAGAACGGTCGGTCGATCGCACCGAACTGCTCATCGCTGACGAAGTGTTTCTCTGTGGCACCGCTGCCCGCATCACCCCCGTCAAGCGCATTGAGAACTACACCCTGCCCACCGATCGCCCCATCACTACGAAGTTGCAGGATCTGTTGAAAGCGATCGTCGAAAACCGTGAACCGAAATATCGCGACTGGGTGGATGTGATTCCCCTGGGCAACTAA
- a CDS encoding LppP/LprE family lipoprotein, with translation MDMNFSASTLAVAGALTLGASLLAPGAIAQTTQDGTWLDEETNWNVPGAPIPLAPELEYSNLSECERTFRSPRLYEDALVEAAGWTLTGPAYIFGDTTLVMGMANADGMCRPFSYQAFVFVDGDFAGTLSPNLMDSRTDGSLYDVRLYNDGSIDAFFNRYAPEDALCCASAESRIFYNIESTDDGPLLVPQFPADTTDRPSP, from the coding sequence ATGGATATGAACTTTTCGGCATCGACGCTGGCAGTGGCTGGAGCCTTGACGCTGGGAGCATCCTTGCTGGCTCCGGGAGCGATCGCCCAAACGACGCAAGACGGCACCTGGTTGGATGAGGAAACCAATTGGAATGTGCCCGGAGCCCCCATTCCGCTAGCTCCCGAACTGGAATATTCCAACCTGTCAGAATGTGAGCGCACCTTTCGCTCGCCTCGGTTGTATGAAGATGCACTAGTGGAGGCTGCAGGCTGGACCTTGACCGGCCCGGCGTATATTTTTGGTGACACCACCTTGGTCATGGGCATGGCCAACGCCGATGGCATGTGTCGCCCCTTTAGCTATCAAGCATTTGTCTTTGTAGATGGCGACTTCGCAGGTACGCTGTCTCCTAATTTGATGGACTCGCGCACCGATGGCAGCCTGTACGATGTGCGGCTGTATAACGACGGCTCGATCGATGCCTTCTTTAACCGCTACGCTCCGGAAGATGCGTTGTGTTGCGCTTCAGCAGAAAGCCGCATTTTTTACAACATTGAGTCTACTGACGATGGCCCGCTGTTAGTGCCCCAGTTCCCGGCAGACACGACCGATCGCCCATCGCCTTAA
- a CDS encoding IctB family putative bicarbonate transporter → MLSNVWQTVTLNCFALSQWREVSVLHRLLSFARTWRQGSVLLQWGEAIALGIVAILFALAPYVPTSLIGVLLIACSAFWLLLTLTDNAGEGLTPIHLVVITYWGVMVLATALSPVRGAAIAGLIKLTLNVLLFLLMARVLRRPRLRTTLITVYLLTSLIVSVFGLRQWFFGADALATWVDPTSNLAGTTRVYSFLGNPNLLAGYLIPAVMLSGAAIFAWPRWTPKLLAVLALLVNMACLVLTFSRGGWLGFVAAGFTLLVLLVQFWSLRFNTFWQRWAIPVLLGGSAAFLFFSIAALDPLRDRFMSIFAGRSDSSNNFRINVWMAVIDMIKARPILGIGPGNDAFNQVYPLFQRPRYTALSAYSIFLEIAVEAGLIGLACFIWLLTVTFGQGWRRLQQLRETQSTQAYWLMAAIATMIGMLVHGLVDTIWFRPQVSTLWWLMLAIVASYYQSHQQSFERHQAALDQA, encoded by the coding sequence ATGTTAAGCAACGTTTGGCAGACTGTGACTCTCAATTGTTTCGCGCTATCACAGTGGCGCGAAGTCAGTGTGCTGCATCGGTTACTCAGCTTTGCCCGGACTTGGCGTCAGGGCAGTGTTTTGCTGCAATGGGGCGAGGCGATCGCCCTGGGCATCGTGGCGATTTTGTTTGCCCTGGCTCCCTACGTGCCGACTTCGTTGATTGGCGTTCTGTTGATCGCCTGCAGCGCCTTCTGGCTGTTGTTGACCCTGACCGACAACGCGGGGGAAGGGTTAACGCCGATTCATCTCGTTGTGATTACCTACTGGGGCGTGATGGTGTTGGCAACCGCCTTGTCGCCAGTACGGGGGGCGGCGATCGCTGGATTGATCAAACTCACCCTCAATGTCCTGTTATTCCTGCTGATGGCACGAGTCCTGCGACGGCCCCGACTGCGCACCACGCTAATTACGGTTTACCTGCTCACTAGTCTCATCGTGTCAGTCTTTGGACTGCGGCAATGGTTTTTTGGGGCCGATGCCCTGGCCACCTGGGTCGATCCGACCTCAAATTTGGCGGGCACCACTCGCGTCTACAGCTTTTTGGGTAACCCCAATCTGCTGGCAGGCTACCTGATTCCTGCTGTTATGTTGAGTGGGGCGGCCATCTTTGCCTGGCCCCGCTGGACACCCAAACTATTGGCGGTCTTGGCGCTGCTGGTCAACATGGCCTGTCTCGTGCTGACCTTCAGCCGGGGGGGGTGGCTCGGCTTTGTCGCCGCAGGCTTTACCCTCTTAGTCTTGCTCGTGCAGTTTTGGAGCCTGCGGTTCAACACCTTTTGGCAGCGGTGGGCCATTCCGGTGTTGCTGGGCGGGTCCGCCGCATTTTTGTTTTTTAGCATTGCTGCCCTCGATCCGCTGCGCGATCGCTTTATGAGCATTTTTGCGGGCCGCAGCGACAGCAGCAACAACTTCCGTATCAATGTTTGGATGGCGGTGATCGACATGATTAAGGCTCGCCCCATCCTCGGTATTGGGCCTGGTAATGACGCCTTTAATCAGGTGTATCCGCTGTTTCAACGCCCCCGCTACACCGCCCTCAGCGCTTATTCCATTTTTTTGGAAATCGCCGTAGAAGCCGGGTTGATTGGCTTAGCCTGCTTTATCTGGCTGCTCACTGTGACGTTTGGCCAAGGCTGGCGGCGATTACAGCAATTGCGCGAAACTCAGTCCACACAGGCTTACTGGCTCATGGCTGCGATCGCCACCATGATTGGCATGCTCGTGCATGGCCTGGTCGATACTATCTGGTTTCGTCCCCAGGTCAGCACTCTGTGGTGGTTGATGCTTGCGATCGTCGCGAGCTACTATCAAAGCCACCAGCAGTCATTTGAGCGCCATCAAGCTGCGCTCGATCAGGCCTGA